The sequence GCGCCTACCCGAACGACGAGCAGTGCGCGGCCATCCGCATCCCCGGCTCGATCACGTTCCGGGAGCTCGAGGCGCGCCGCCCGACCCTCCGGCCCACCCAGGAAATCGTCTTCTACTGAGCCTGACCCGGCCAGGCCACCTCCGCCCGGCGGGCGGAAGACTACCAGGCCATGGGCTTCACGGAGGCGAAGTATCT is a genomic window of Planctomycetota bacterium containing:
- a CDS encoding ArsR family transcriptional regulator; this encodes MANAPRIPAELVRRKMTSGEDTLVVCAYPNDEQCAAIRIPGSITFRELEARRPTLRPTQEIVFY